The Catharus ustulatus isolate bCatUst1 chromosome 15, bCatUst1.pri.v2, whole genome shotgun sequence genome has a window encoding:
- the PRR7 gene encoding proline-rich protein 7 isoform X1 produces the protein MVMSQGTYTFLTCFAGFWLIWGLIVLLCCFCSYLRRRVKRQQEERLREQSLRALEMEPLHYEGYGGSPPGIAIPHRLRLEPHHHHHHPHHIPPPRPWSCRHGVRGGLCLAESDLSKPPCYEEALLMAEPPPPYSEVLMDTRGLYRKINAPFLSHERLEKQEQPPSYKPLFLDAGYGSALHLPRSASPGPACPDLYLQQECSPRMFPSWTDSELSSRDTYETGPWHLPVSMPLFGRTTAV, from the exons ATGGTGATGTCCCAGGGCACCTACACCTTCCTCACCTGCTTCGCGGGCTTCTGGCTCATCTGGGGCCTCAtcgtgctgctgtgctgcttctgcagctaCCTGCGGCGGCGGGTGAagcggcagcaggaggagcGGCTGCGGGAGCAGAGCCTGCGCGCGCTGGAGATGGAGCCACTGCACTACGAGGGTTACGGGGGCAGCCCCCCCGGCATCGCCATTCCCCACCGCCTCCGCCTCGAGCCccaccatcaccatcatcacccCCACCACATCCCACCCCCCCGGCCCTGGAGCTGCCGGCACG GGGTCCGGGGGGGGCTTTGCCTTGCAGAGTCGGACCTGTCAAAGCCGCCGTGCTATGAGGAGGCGCTGCTGATGGCGGAGCCCCCCCCGCCGTACAGCGAGGTGCTGATGGACACGAGGGGGCTCTACCGCAAAATCAACGCCCCTTTCCTGAGCCATGAGCGgctggagaagcaggagcagcctcccAGCTACAAACCCCTTTTCCTGGACGCCGGCTACGGTTCAGCGCTGCATCTGCCCCGCTCAgccagccccggccctgccTGCCCGGACCTCTACCTGCAGCAGGAGTGCTCCCCACGCATGTTTCCCAGCTGGACGGACTCggagctcagcagcagggacacctaCGAGACGGGACCCTGGCACCTCCCGGTTTCCATGCCTCTCTTCGGCAGGACTACCGCTGTCTAA
- the PDLIM7 gene encoding PDZ and LIM domain protein 7 → MGDMESYKVMLNGPAPWGFRLQGGKDFSMPLSISRLTLGGKAAQAGVGVGDWVLYIDGESTSAMTHIEAQNRIRACGDRLCLTLSRAQNQLGKPQKDSLPCSEPLKYNFAPSTALNKTARPFGAGSPPNPRPGLVTKPVTYAPLVPACTPQHNGSCGVGSKTRCGVWYWCAVVLCWWRWGTAPGDLSDLTDDSVTHRQPLQLLESPSTPVCDPVKLRMLEDIDDSKPPSWTSQSRSFRKLSRLVGADGMEDGEDELVKKPRDARGSSWGTVEQWQPPQPLEPPSTPGCDPGKLRMLEDAEDWQPRTGTSQSRSFRKLAQLTGTDGSEFPQGLALAGDMGLFWGNQKLGEAVGGTRPDLGHNIVWGCRMAARLIRSERCQHFHTARVSLGLWMPVGGMGWSNTDCCATVLSDTTGMPVGPAGARGNIGECQALAEVLACARASLGVLPCSRAGCNPGAELLPSVTHRQPPQLLEPPSDTVCDPVKLRMLEDIDDSKPHTWTSQSRSFRKLARLVGASSMDDGEEEPVKKPRDSHGSSWGTVEQRQPLEPPSTPGCDPGKLRMLEDAEGWQPRTGTSQSRSFRKLAQLTGTDGMEDGDDEIVKKPRDAHGSSWGTVEQRQPPQPLEPPSTPGCNPGKLRLIEDAEDWQPRTGTSQSRTFRKLAQLTGTDSSMEDHDDVFVRKPSQVSVPDSSPGATVKTEPGLAPRTPSATPSPTSRPPWAVDPSFAERYAPDKTSTVVSKHSQPATPTPMQNRSSIVQAAQQAPEGPGRTPLCYKCNKVIRGRYLVALGHYYHPEEFTCCQCRKVLDEGGFFEEKGSIFCPKCYDTRYAPTCAKCKKKITGEVMHALKMTWHVQCFTCNACKTPIRNRAFYMEEGQPYCERDYEKMFGTKCRGCDFKIDAGDRFLEALGFSWHDTCFVCAICQTNLEGKTFYSKKDKPLCKSHAFSHV, encoded by the exons CTGACTCTAGGTGGGAAGGCAGCCCAGGCCGGTGTGGGAGTGGGCGACTGGGTGCTGTACATCGACGGGGAGAGCACCAGTGCCATGACACACATCGAGGCCCAGAACAGGATCCGCGCCTGCGGGGACAGGCTCTGCCTCACCTTGAGCAG AGCCCAGAACCAGCTGGGGAAGCCACAGAAG GACTCACTCCCCTGCTCTGAACCCCTGAAATATAACTTCGCTCCCAGCACCGCCCTCAACAAAACAGCTCGGCCCTTCGGGGCCGGCTCACCTCCGAACCCACGGCCCGGGCTGGTGACGAAACCCGTGACGTACGCGCCCCTGGTGCCCGCCTGCACCCCCCAGCACAACGG GAGTTGTGGGGTGGGGAGTAAGACAAGGTGTGGCGTCTGGTACTGGTGCGCTGTGGTTCTGTGCTGGTGGAGGtgggggacagccccaggagaTCTGTCAGATTTGACAGATGACTCTGTCACTCAcaggcagcccctgcagctgctggagtcccccagcacccctgtgTGTGACCCTGTGAAGCTGCGGATGTTAGAGGACATTGACGACTCAAAACCCCCCAGCTGGACCTCCCAGTCCCGTTCCTTCCGCAAACTGTCCCGGCTGGTGGGCGCAGACGGCA tggaGGATGGTGAGGACGAGCTTGTTAAAAAGCCCAG GGATGCCCGTGGGTCCAGCTGGGGCACAGTGGAGCAGTG GCAGCCCCCACAACCTCTGGAGCCCCCCAGTACCCCTGGGTGTGATCCTGGAAAGTTGAGGATGTTAGAGGATGCTGAGGACTGGCAGCCCCGCACTGGGACCTCCCAGTCCCGCTCGTTCCGCAAACTGGCCCAGCTGACGGGCACAGATGGCAGTGAGTTCCCACAGggcctggcactggctggggaTATGGGACTGTTTTGGGGTAACCAGAAGCTGGGAGAGGCAGTGGGG GGAACTAGACCAGACCTGGGGCACAATATCGTGTGGGGCTGTAGAATGGCTGCGAGGCTGATCAGGAGTGAACGCTGTCAGCATTTCCACACAGCTCGTGTGTCTCTGGGGCTGTGGATGCCTGTGGGAGGGATGGGCTGGTCAAACACTGACTGTTGTGCCACCGTTCTTTCTGATACCACAGGGATGCCCGTGGGTCCAGCTGGGGCACGGGGCAACATCGGTGagtgccaggctctggcagaggtgctggcaTGTGCCAGGGCATCTTTGGGAGTGCTTCCCTGTTCCAGAGCAGGGTGCAATCCtggtgctgagctcctgccctCTGTCACTCACAGGCAgcccccacagctgctggagccccccAGTGACACTGTGTGTGACCCTGTGAAGCTGCGGATGTTAGAGGACATTGATGACTCAAAACCCCACACCTGGACATCCCAGTCCCGTTCCTTCCGCAAACTGGCCCGGCTGGTGGGCGCAAGCAGCA TGGATGATGGTGAGGAAGAGCCTGTTAAAAAGCCCAG GGATTCTCATGGGTCCAGCTGGGGCACAGTGGAGCAGCG GCAGCCTCTGGAGCCCCCCAGTACCCCTGGGTGTGATCCTGGGAAGTTGAGGATGTTAGAGGACGCTGAGGGCTGGCAGCCCCGCACCGGGACCTCCCAGTCCCGCTCCTTCCGCAAACTGGCCCAGCTGACGGGCACAGATGGCA TGGAGGATGGTGACGATGAGATTGTTAAAAAGCCCAG GGATGCCCATGGGTCCAGCTGGGGCACGGTGGAGCAGCG ACAGCCCCCACAGCCTCTGgagccccccagcacccccgGGTGCAACCCTGGGAAGCTGCGACTGATAGAGGACGCTGAGGACTGGCAGCCCCGCACCGGGACCTCCCAGTCCCGCACCTTCCGCAAACTGGCCCAGCTGACGGGCACTGATAGCAGCA TGGAGGATCATGATGATGTGTTTGTTAGGAAGCCCAG CCAGGTCTCCGTGCCGGACTCGTCCCCAGGAGCGACAGTGAAGactgagccagggctgg cccccaggacccccagtgccacccccagccccaccagccgcccaccctgggctgtggACCCCTCGTTTGCCGAGCGCTATGCCCCGGACAAGACGAGCACGGTGGTGAGCAAGCACAGCCAGCCGGCCACACCCACCCCCATGCAGAACCGCAGCTCCATCGTGCAGGCAGCCCAGCAAGCCCCAGAGGGGCCCGGCCGCACCCCACTCTGCTACAAGTGCAACAAGGTCATCAG GGGACGGTACCTCGTGGCGCTGGGACATTATTACCACCCCGAGGAGTTCAcctgctgccagtgcaggaAGGTGCTGGATGAGGGTGGCTTCTTTGAGGAGAAAGGCTCCATCTTCTGCCCCAAGTGCTACGACACGCGCTATGCGCCCACCTGCGCCAAGTGCAAGAAGAAGATCACTGGG GAGGTGATGCATGCACTGAAGATGACCTGGCACGTGCAGTGCTTCACCTGCAACGCCTGCAAAACTCCCATCCGCAACCGAGCCTTCTACATGGAGGAGGGACAGCCCTACTGCGAGAGAG ACTATGAGAAGATGTTTGGCACCAAGTGTCGTGGCTGTGACTTCAAGATCGATGCTGGTGACCGGTTCCTGGAGGCGCTGGGGTTCAGCTGGCATGACACTTGCTTTGTCTGTGCG ATCTGCCAGACTAACCTGGAAGGGAAGACATTCTACTCCAAGAAGGACAAGCCACTGTGCAAGAGCCACGCTTTCTCCCACGTGTGA
- the PRR7 gene encoding proline-rich protein 7 isoform X2: protein MVMSQGTYTFLTCFAGFWLIWGLIVLLCCFCSYLRRRVKRQQEERLREQSLRALEMEPLHYEGYGGSPPGIAIPHRLRLEPHHHHHHPHHIPPPRPWSCRHESDLSKPPCYEEALLMAEPPPPYSEVLMDTRGLYRKINAPFLSHERLEKQEQPPSYKPLFLDAGYGSALHLPRSASPGPACPDLYLQQECSPRMFPSWTDSELSSRDTYETGPWHLPVSMPLFGRTTAV, encoded by the exons ATGGTGATGTCCCAGGGCACCTACACCTTCCTCACCTGCTTCGCGGGCTTCTGGCTCATCTGGGGCCTCAtcgtgctgctgtgctgcttctgcagctaCCTGCGGCGGCGGGTGAagcggcagcaggaggagcGGCTGCGGGAGCAGAGCCTGCGCGCGCTGGAGATGGAGCCACTGCACTACGAGGGTTACGGGGGCAGCCCCCCCGGCATCGCCATTCCCCACCGCCTCCGCCTCGAGCCccaccatcaccatcatcacccCCACCACATCCCACCCCCCCGGCCCTGGAGCTGCCGGCACG AGTCGGACCTGTCAAAGCCGCCGTGCTATGAGGAGGCGCTGCTGATGGCGGAGCCCCCCCCGCCGTACAGCGAGGTGCTGATGGACACGAGGGGGCTCTACCGCAAAATCAACGCCCCTTTCCTGAGCCATGAGCGgctggagaagcaggagcagcctcccAGCTACAAACCCCTTTTCCTGGACGCCGGCTACGGTTCAGCGCTGCATCTGCCCCGCTCAgccagccccggccctgccTGCCCGGACCTCTACCTGCAGCAGGAGTGCTCCCCACGCATGTTTCCCAGCTGGACGGACTCggagctcagcagcagggacacctaCGAGACGGGACCCTGGCACCTCCCGGTTTCCATGCCTCTCTTCGGCAGGACTACCGCTGTCTAA
- the DBN1 gene encoding drebrin produces MAGVGFAAHRLELLASYQDVIGEDSPTDWALYTYEDGSDDLKLAASGGGGLLELSGHFEIQKVMYGFCSVKDPQAVLPKYVLVNWVGEDVPDARKCACASHVAKIAEFFQGVDVIVNASSVEDIDPGAIGQRLSNGLARVSSPVLHRLRLREDENAEPVGTTYQKTDATVEMKRLNREQFWEQAKKEEELRKEEERKKALDARLRFEQERMEQERLEQEERERRYREREEQIEEHRRKQQSLEAEEARQRLKEQSIFGDQQEEDDRQQFRKSESEVEEAAAIIAQRPDNPRDFFKQQERVASGSSDAVSPGSHRTGRLHCPFIKTADSGPPSSSSSSSSPPRTPFPYISCHRTPNLSSFFPCSQSDAFRKASAAGCSPCESSPAATPLGEPGTRAPADQTPATPKESPSPSAQEPGPATPEQHWPFPGPEDKAIEPPGDEPSPRPVWTEGGDALGDLVTLEPTEPSLPPVADEPQTGEAPNPESLIDLWQSDGATPPAAWPLPAAPVPETPPAMLPEEGALLSLDELPEPPATFCDAEQEDEDEEEAAGEGDPQSQDLGCQHTPQEDTPGRETPPITNGEMAPKDGTPGRGEQASEGYFSQSQEEEVPPPEELSAKAPQPVFYNKPPEIDITCWDADPLPEEEESFGGAL; encoded by the exons ATGGCTGGCGTCGGCTTCGCGGCGCACCGCCTGGAGCTGCTCGCCTCCTACCAGGACGTGATCGGCGAGGACAGCCCCACCGACTG GGCCCTCTACACATACGAGGATGGCTCTGATGACCTGAAGCTGGCAGCATCAGGAG GTGGAGGTTTGCTGGAGCTTTCCGGCCACTTTGAGATTCAGAAGGTGATGTATGGCTTCTGCAGCGTCAAggacccccaggctgtgctccccaAATATGTCCTCGTCAACTGG GTGGGTGAGGACGTGCCAGACGCCCGCAAATGCGCCTGTGCCAGCCACGTAGCCAAGATTGCCGAGTTCTTCCAG GGTGTGGATGTCATCGTCAATGCCAGCAGCGTGGAGGACATTGACCCAGGGGCCATCGGGCAGCGGCTCTCCAACGGGCTGGCCCGTGTctccagcccggtgctgcacCGCCTGCGGCTGCGTGAGGACGAGAACGCCGAGCCTGTG GGCACCACTTACCAGAAAACCGATGCCACCGTGGAGATGAAGCGGCTCAACCGGGAGCAGTTCTGGGAACAGGCAAAG AAAGAGGAGGAATTGCGTAAGGAGGAAGAGCGGAAAAAGGCCCTGGATGCCCGGCTGCGGTTCGAGCAGGAGCGGATGGAGCAGGAgcggctggagcaggaggagagggaacggcgCTACCGGGAGCGCGAGGAGCAGATCGAGGAGCACAG gaggaagcagcagagcttggAGGCGGAGGAGGCCCGGCAGCGCCTGAAGGAGCAGTCCATTTTT GGGGATCAGCAAGAGGAGGACGACAGGCAGCAGTTTAGGAAATCAGAGTCAGAGGTGGAG gaGGCTGCTGCCATCATCGCCCAGCGGCCTGACAACCCCCGGGACTTCTTCAAGCAGCAGGAGCGGGTGGCATCGGGCAGCAGCGATGCTGTCTCACCAGGCAgccacaggacag GTCGTCTGCACTGTCCTTTCATAAAGACAGCTGACAGTGGGCcaccttcttcctcctcctcctcctcctcccccccacGGACCCCCTTCCCCTATATCTCCTGCCACCGCACtccaaatctctcctctttcttcccat GCAGCCAGTCGGACGCCTTCCGCAAGGCCTCGGCAgcgggctgcagcccctgcgAGTCCAGCCCGGCCGCCACGCCGCTGGGCGAACCGGGCACCCGCGCGCCCGCTGACCAGACGCCGGCAACGCCCAAAG agtcccccagccccagcgcgCAGGAGCCCGGGCCAGCCACGCCCGAGCAGCACTGGCCCTTCCCAGGCCCCGAGGACAAGGCCATCGAGCCCCCTGGGGACGAGCCCAGTCCCAGGCCAGTGTGGACAGAGGGGGGTGATGCCCTGGGAGACCTGGTGACCCTGGAGCCCACCGAGCCCTCCCTGCCACCCGTGGCTGACGAGCCCCAAACTGGGGAAGCCCCCAACCCTGAGAGCCTCATCGACCTGTGGCAGAGCGACGGTGCGACCCCCCCAGCTGCCTggcccctgcctgctgcccctGTCCCCGAGACACCCCCGGCCATGCTGCCCGAGGAGGGGGCCCTGCTGAGCCTGGATGAGCTGCCGGAGCCCCCCGCCACCTTCTGCGACgcagagcaggaggatgaggatgaggaggaggcagctggtGAGGGGGACCCCCAGTCCCAGGATCTGGGCTGCCAGCACACGCCCCAGGAAGACACCCCGGGCCGAGAGACGCCCCCCATCACCAACGGGGAGATGGCCCCCAAGGATGGGACACCAGGTCGTGGGGAGCAG GCCAGCGAGGGCTACTTCAGCCAgtcccaggaggaggaggtgccCCCCCCCGAGGAGCTGTCGGCCAAAGCCCCCCAGCCCGTGTTCTACAACAAACCCCCAG AGATCGACATCACATGCTGGGATGCAGACCCTCTGCCCGAAGAAGAGGAGAGCTTTGGGGGGGCCCTGtaa